AATTCTTTAGGGCCTCTTGGGATCTGACCAAAGCTTTCCCATCCTGTGTCATACATGTGGTCCCTCTCTGGAAATTCCCAAGGCCTTGGACTCCTCTCTTCCACGGGGGTAAGATCCCACACCTATTGTAGTTCATATTAAACCTTTCTTGTCCAGACACAGCCCAATCCCTGGGGTAGCATCTGTGTCAAGAAAAAAGGAGATTattgggagagaagaagagaaaaaaagaggaagaggggacaGAATAAGTTgaatgagaagagaaggaaaaggaggaaataggaagaggtagaggaaaagacAGGGGAAGAGGAATGGACCTACATCCTCTAGATTCCTTCCCataagaaatattaaagtatCTCATTCTTTACTGACCTCCCTGGGATCAGATAAATAAAGTGAGGCTGCCCATATTCAGAGTTCCTAGTTCTTATTCTCTTCCATTCCTTACAGATGGACATAATTTCCCCACTGTCTGCTGCTTTGGCTATATTTCTAAAAAGATTCCCAAGAAGCTTCTGGTTCAATATGAGTATACCAGCCAGATTTGTTCTAAACCAGCAGTCATGTGAGTAAAGAAGTCCACAGACCACATCTAGGGAAAAGAAGGcatagaggaagagggaaggaatgggaaagaccTGGCAGAAACAGCCCAAAGGGAAGTTGGATGGATGACTGAGGCTACAGAAGATTGGGTCTCACACCTCCGTGCCTCTTCTAAGTGAAGGAGAGATATTAGAGGAGAGAATGCCAGggttcccagaaaaaaaattaaacaaacttCTATCTGTTGGCCCCAAAATCTTGGGGCTCATGCTCTGTTGAGGcataggggaaagggagagaacagaATGGAGATAAGTAGCCTGGTCCCAAAATCTTCACTCTTAATGTTTATGTTCTCATGTTTTAGCTTTATCAGCAAGAGGGGCCAGCGTTTATGTGCCAACCCTGAAGAAAATTGGGTCCAGGATATGATGTCTTACCTAAATCCAAAGCAAGAGTCTGAGGAATATGAATACTTTGAAATGTATCCATGGGAAGAATAGAATAAAACTGTACTGGACTTATTAGGACTCTggctttgaaaataaatatttcttgataagttttgtttttacattacccaTGACTCTCCATTTTCCCCAATatgttcccccctcccccagccctacCTCACCTGATTTTTCTGATCTTATCTTTCAGTCAGTGATGAAGAGATGGCTCAATATTTCCTGTGGAAAGGATTTGGAGGATCTCAGCctaaatctctccttttctccctcttgtgttttctcttcccactccaatttttccctctttcttcttctcctctcccttgagtccttcttttccttccctcagaTATTACCCCAGGGGATTACTCTATGATGATCTGGACTAAGAAGACTCAACTTGAGCTATAAAGGACCAAAGACTATACCCTCCTGCAAAAGGAGGATCCATTTCCCAGAGAGCCTGGGACATTCCCTGAGAGAAACCAGATGGCATTCACACTCCCACACACCCCTCATATTCAAGTGGTTGCCAAGGACTGCTGGTGTCACCTTTGCAGCATCTTTTAAAACCATCCCCTTCTCCCCTGGCACTGCCACCTCTCCAgtacaagccctcatcacctcctaCCTGCATTATTTCAATAGCCTTGGGGTGGGTCTGTCTGCCCCAAGTCTTCCTATTTCatttagctgccaaagtgattctcctaaagcacaggtccaatTCTGTCACGCATACACTCAAAAAAAACTCTAAAGTTCTGTGGTCTCTAGAAGCAAATCTGGCAaactctggcattcaaagcccttcagcATCTAGGTCCTCCTACCTTTTGAGTTTCTTTACAGCTCGTTCCCCATCACTTACTCTTGAGTGTAGTGACAGTggcttcctggctgttccacaaataaAACGCTCCATCTTTCAACTAGGGGTTATTTTACTGGCTGTCCCCATATCTGGAGgaccctccttccctcctctcaatCTGACTACtgatctcctggcttcctttaagtgtcaaataaaattccattttttattggATGCCTTCTTTAATCCTccttaattttaatcttattatttatttttctattctactGTATATGGtttgttttgtatatttgtttgcatgttgtctgccCCACTAGATCATaatctccttaagggcaaggactggcttttacctctttttaaatgcccaacacttagcacagtacctggtacatagcaggtgcATGACAAGTATTGATTGgagtcagctaagtggctcagtagagagagaaTCAGACCTCGAGATGgcaggtcccgggttcaaatctgatctcagatgccttccttagctgtgtgacactgagcaaatcacttaagtcccattgcctggcccttactgttcttctgccttggaaccaatatttagtattaattctaagacaaaaggtaaatattttttcaaaaatagatagattgatagaaaaAATAGGATTTGAGCTCTGGTTACATCccaaaaagaactggagaatatGACTAGGGAGTAGGAAAATCAaggttctctctcctcccctccagaACCTTcctttatatcagtgattcccaaagtgggcaccaccgccccctggtggttgctgcagcaatccaggggaggaggatggccacaggtgcatttgggggcagtgagtaactgtaagggggcggtgatagtatgtgacgggggtgctaagtaatattttttctggaaagggggcggtaggccaaaaaagtttaggaaccactgctttataacaaagaatcaagaagaggagaaaatatttcagaaaaaccaATCCACACACGGAGAAAGACTGACAATAAATGCTCCAAACCCATAGTGTGTGAAATAATTTGACCCCTAGACCTAAGCTGTCCCCTCAATGTCTTTTTGCTAAACCAATGATTTTACCTCATTCTGATTCCTAATCAGTATTATCCAATGATTCCATTAGGAAAATGATTATCTCTTTTGTATTAGCAAGCAGTGATATGCATTTAGGTAATTAAGGATAATCAATGAGTTCTAATGTACAGTGCAATGAAGAAGAATTAGATTAAGTCAAACAGGTTCTTTAGACTTTAAGCTTGTTAAAACATGTACTTGCCCGACCACAAAAATGTCCTAAGTAGAGGACCTCCACCCACGTGCTCTGATGAGTAAATATTGCTGAGGGGAAGAAGACTTCTGGACTTCACTCTTGGTCAGCTAAGACCTGCATGACAGAGAGGTCCCAGGCTTCCGTGGAAAGTCCCCTGGTTAGCCCCGAGGCCATTGTTATTCCCTTCTGTTACCCAGCATTGGGTGGTATTGACCTCCTCACTGGCCCACATCCCTGCCACTACTGGTGGGGAATAGAGAAAGGGGCAGTGCAGCCAGCCCATCGCCCTTCGCCCATGATCCAGTAGAATGGGGAGGAGTGGAGTCAGTGTTGCCAGTATAATTCCATACTTTTTTGGTGGTCATtctgttctttccattcacattgctgtaatcattgtgtatattgtccTGGTTCTCTTTCCTTCAATTGACATGAcgttcatcattttcattttatttataactcAGTAATActtcagaatttatatttttatatttatatatttatgtatattttacatcatttatttatatatttatatattatttatttatatattatgtgtatgtttatttatattatttatatatttatataaacggctgcatttcattttttatatatttatatttatgtgtccgtattttatttatttttacatttatatatttatgtatattttactttatttatttatatatttgcatggctgcgtttcatttatttatatatttatatttatgtgtccgtattttatttatttttacatttataNNNNNNNNNNNNNNNNNNNNNNNNNNNNNNNNNNNNNNNNNNNNNNNNNNNNNNNNNNNNNNNNNNNNNNNNNNNNNNNNNNNNNNNNNNNNNNNNNNNNNNNNNNNNNNNNNNNNNNNNNNNNNNNNNNNNNNNNNNNNNNNNNNNNNNNNNNNNNNNNNNNNNNNNNNNNNNNNNNNNNNNNNNNNNNNNNNNNNNNNNNNNNNNNNNNNNNNNNNNNNNNNNNNNNNNNNNNNNNNNNNNNNNNNNNNNNNNNNNNNNNNNNNNNNNNNNNNNNNNNNNNNNNNNNNNNNNNNNNNNNNNNNNNNNNNNNNNNNNNNNNNNNNNNNNNNNNNNNNNNNNNNNNNNNNNNNNNNNNNNNNNNNNNNNNNNNNNNNNNNNNNNNNNNNNNNNNNNNNNNNNNNNNNNNNNNNNNNNNNNNNNNNNNNNNNNNNNNNNNNNNNNNNNNNNNNNNNNNNNNNNNNNNNNNNNNNNNNNNNNNNNNNNNNNNNNNNNNNNNNNNNNNNNNNNNNNNNNNNNNNNNNNNNNNNNNNNNNNNNNNNNNNNNNNNNNNNNNNNNNNNNNNNNNNNNNNNNNNNNNNNNNNNNNNNNNNNNNNNNNNNNNNNNNNNNNNNNNNNNNNNNNNNNNNNNNNNNNNNNNNNNNNNNNNNNNNNNNNNNNNNNNNNNNNNNNNNNNNNNNNNNNNNNNNNNNNNNNNNNNNNNNNNNNNNNNNNNNNNNNNNNNNNNNNNNNNNNNNNNNNNNNNNNNNNNNNNNNNNNNNNNNNNNNNNNNNNNNNNNNNNNNNNNNNNNNNNNNNNNNNNNNNNNNNNNNNNNNNNNNNNNNNNNNNNNNNNNNNNNNNNNNNNNNNNNNNNNNNNNNNNNNNNNNNNNNNNNNNNNNNNNNNNNNNNNNNNNNNNNNNNNNNNNNNNNNNNNNNNNNNNNNNNNNNNNNNNNNNNNNNNNNNNNNNNNNNNNNNNNNNNNNNNNNNNNNNNNNNNNNNNNNNNNNNNNNNNNNNNNNNNNNNNNNNNNNNNNNNNNNNNNNNNNNNNNNNNNNNNNNNNNNNNNNNNNNNNNNNNNNNNNNNNNNNNNNNNNNNNNNNNNNNNNNNNNNNNNNNNNNNNNNNNNNNNNNNNNNNNNNNNNNNNNNNNNNNNNNNNNNNNNNNNNNNNNNNNNNNNNNNNNNNNNNNNNNNNNNNNNNNNNNNNNNNNNNNNNNNNNNNNNNNNNNNNNNNNNNNNNNNNNNNNNNNNNNNNNNNNNNNNNNNNNNNNNNNNNNNNNNNNNNNNNNNNNNNNNNNNNNNNNNNNNNNNNNNNNNNNNNNNNNNNNNNNNNNNNNNNNNNNNNNNNNNNNNNNNNNNNNNNNNNNNNNNNNNNNNNNNNNNNNNNNNNNNNNNNNNNNNNNNNNNNNNNNNNNNNNNNNNNNNNNNNNNNNNNNNNNNNNNNNNNNNNNNNNNNNNNNNNNNNNNNNNNNNNNNNNNNNNNNNNNNNNNNNNNNNNNNNNNNNNNNNNNNNNNNNNNNNNNNNNNNNNNNNNNNNNNNNNNNNNNNNNNNNNNNNNNNNNNNNNNNNNNNNNNNNNNNNNNNNNNNNNNNNNNNNNNNNNNNNNNNNNNNNNNNNNNNNNNNNNNNNNNNNNNNNNNNNNNNNNNNNNNNNNNNNNNNNNNNNNNNNNNNNNNNNNNNNNNNNNNNNNNNNNNNNNNNNNNNNNNNNNNNNNNNNNNNNNNNNNNNNNNNNNNNNNNNNNNNNNNNNNNNNNNNNNNNNNNNNNNNNNNNNNNNNNNNNNNNNNNNNNNNNNNNNNNNNNNNNNNNNNNNNNNNNNNNNNNNNNNNNNNNNNNNNNNNNNNNNNNNNNNNNNNNNNNNNNNNNNNNNNNNNNNNNNNNNNNNNNNNNNNNNNNNNNNNNNNNNNNNNNNNNNNNNNNNNNNNNNNNNNNNNNNNNNNNNNNNNNNNNNNNNNNNNNNNNNNNNNNNNNNNNNNNNNNNNNNNNNNNNNNNNNNNNNNNNNNNNNNNNNNNNNNNNNNNNNNNNNNNNNNNNNNNNNNNNNNNNNNNNNNNNNNNNNNNNNNNNNNNNNNNNNNNNNNNNNNNNNNNNNNNNNNNNNNNNNNNNNNNNNNNNNNNNNNNNNNNNNNNNNNNNNNNNNNNNNNNNNNNNNNNNNNNNNNNNNNNNNNNNNNNNNNNNNNNNNNNNNNNNNNNNNNNNNNNNNNNNNNNNNNNNNNNNNNNNNNNNNNNNNNNNNNNNNNNNNNNNNNNNNNNNNNNNNNNNNNNNNNNNNNNNNNNNNNNNNNNNNNNNNNNNNNNNNNNNNNNNNNNNNNNNNNNNNNNNNNNNNNNNNNNNNNNNNNNNNNNNNNNNNNNNNNNNNNNNNNNNNNNNNNNNNNNNNNNNNNNNNNNNNNNNNNNNNNNNNNNNNNNNNNNNNNNNNNNNNNNNNNNNNNNNNNNNNNNNNNNNNNNNNNNNNNNNNNNNNNNNNNNNNNNNNNNNNNNNNNNNNNNNNNNNNNNNNNNNNNNNNNNNNNNNNNNNNNNNNNNNNNNNNNNNNNNNNNNNNNNNNNNNNNNNNNNNNNNNNNNNNNNNNNNNNNNNNNNNNNNNNNNNNNNNNNNNNNNNNNNNNNNNNNNNNNNNNNNNNNNNNNNNNNNNNNNNNNNNNNNNNNNNNNNNNNNNNNNNNNNNNNNNNNNNNNNNNNNNNNNNNNNNNNNNNNNNNNNNNNNNNNNNNNNNNNNNNNNNNNNNNNNNNNNNNNNNNNNNNNNNNNNNNNNNNNNNNNNNNNNNNNNNNNNNNNNNNNNNNNNNNNNNNNNNNNNNNNNNNNNNNNNNNNNNNNNNNNNNNNNNNNNNNNNNNNNNNNNNNNNNNNNNNNNNNNNNNNNNNNNNNNNNNNNNNNNNNNNNNNNNNNNNNNNNNNNNNNNNNNNNNNNNNNNNNNNNNNNNNNNNNNNNNNNNNNNNNNNNNNNNNNNNNNNNNNNNNNNNNNNNNNNNNNNNNNNNNNNNNNNNNNNNNNNNNNNNNNNNNNNNNNNNNNNNNNNNNNNNNNNNNNNNNNNNNNNNNNNNNNNNNNNNNNNNNNNNNNNNNNNNNNNNNNNNNNNNNNNNNNNNNNNNNNNNNNNNNNNNNNNNNNNNNNNNNNNNNNNNNNNNNNNNNNNNNNNNNNNNNNNNNNNNNNNNNNNNNNNNNNNNNNNNNNNNNNNNNNNNNNNNNNNNNNNNNNNNNNNNNNNNNNNNNNNNNNNNNNNNNNNNNNNNNNNNNNNNNNNNNNNNNNNNNNNNNNNNNNNNNNNNNNNNNNNNNNNNNNNNNNNNNNNNNNNNNNNNNNNNNNNNNNNNNNNNNNNNNNNNNNNNNNNNNNNNNNNNNNNNNNNNNNNNNNNNNNNNNNNNNNNNNNNNNNNNNNNNNNNNNNNNNNNNNNNNNNNNNNNNNNNNNNNNNNNNNNNNNNNNNNNNNNNNNNNNNNNNNNNNNNNNNNNNNNNNNNNNNNNNNNNNNNNNNNNNNNNNNNNNNNNNNNNNNNNNNNNNNNNNNNNNNNNNNNNNNNNNNNNNNNNNNNNNNNNNNNNNNNNNNNNNNNNNNNNNNNNNNNNNNNNNNNNNNNNNNNNNNNNNNNNNNNNNNNNNNNNNNNNNNNNNNNNNNNNNNNNNNNNNNNNNNNNNNNNNNNNNNNNNNNNNNNNNNNNNNNNNNNNNNNNNNNNNNNNNNNNNNNNNNNNNNNNNNNNNNNNNNNNNNNNNNNNNNNNNNNNNNNNNNNNNNNNNNNNNNNNNNNNNNNNNNNNNNNNNNNNNNNNNNNNNNNNNNNNNNNNNNNNNNNNNNNNNNNNNNNNNNNNNNNNNNNNNNNNNNNNNNNNNNNNNNNNNNNNNNNNNNNNNNNNNNNNNNNNNNNNNNNNNNNNNNNNNNNNNNNNNNNNNNNNNNNNNNNNNNNNNNNNNNNNNNNNNNNNNNNNNNNNNNNNNNNNNNNNNNNNNNNNNNNNNNNNNNNNNNNNNNNNNNNNNNNNNNNNNNNNNNNNNNNNNNNNNNNNNNNNNNNNNNNNNNNNNNNNNNNNNNNNNNNNNNNNNNNNNNNNNNNNNNNNNNNNNNNNNNNNNNNNNNNNNNNNNNNNNNNNNNNNNNNNNNNNNNNNNNNNNNNNNNNNNNNNNNNNNNNNNNNNNNNNNNNNNNNNNNNNNNNNNNNNNNNNNNNNNNNNNNNNNNNNNNNNNNNNNNNNNNNNNNNNNNNNNNNNNNNNNNNNNNNNNNNNNNNNNNNNNNNNNNNNNNNNNNNNNNNNNNNNNNNNNNNNNNNNNNNNNNNNNNNNNNNNNNNNNNNNNNNNNNNNNNNNNNNNNNNNNNNNNNNNNNNNNNNNNNNNNNNNNNNNNNNNNNNNNNNNNNNNNNNNNNNNNNNNNNNNNNNNNNNNNNNNNNNNNNNNNNNNNNNNNNNNNNNNNNNNNNNNNNNNNNNNNNNNNNNNNNNNNNNNNNNNNNNNNNNNNNNNNNNNNNNNNNNNNNNNNNNNNNNNNNNNNNNNNNNNNNNNNNNNNNNNNNNNNNNNNNNNNNNNNNNNNNNNNNNNNNNNNNNNNNNNNNNNNNNNNNNNNNNNNNNNNNNNNNNNNNNNNNNNNNNNNNNNNNNNNNNNNNNNNNNNNNNNNNNNNNNNNNNNNNNNNNNNNNNNNNNNNNNNNNNNNNNNNNNNNNNNNNNNNNNNNNNNNNNNNNNNNNNNNNNNNNNNNNNNNNNNNNNNNNNNNNNNNNNNNNNNNNNNNNNNNNNNNNNNNNNNNNNNNNNNNNNNNNNNNNNNNNNNNNNNNNNNNNNNNNNNNNNNNNNNNNNNNNNNNNNNNNNNNNNNNNNNNNNNNNNNNNNNNNNNNNNNNNNNNNNNNNNNNNNNNNNNNNNNNNNNNNNNNNNNNNNNNNNNNNNNNNNNNNNNNNNNNNNNNNNNNNNNNNNNNNNNNNNNNNNNNNNNNNNNNNNNNNNNNNNNNNNNNNNNNNNNNNNNNNNNNNNNNNNNNNNNNNNNNNNNNNNNNNNNNNNNNNNNNNNNNNNNNNNNNNNNNNNNNNNNNNNNNNNNNNNNNNNNNNNNNNNNNNNNNNNNNNNNNNNNNNNNNNNNNNNNNNNNNNNNNNNNNNNNNNNNNNNNNNNNNNNNNNNNNNNNNNNNNNNNNNNNNNNNNNNNNNNNNNNNNNNNNNNNNNNNNNNNNNNNNNNNNNNNNNNNNNNNNNNNNNNNNNNNNNNNNNNNNNNNNNNNNNNNNNNNNNNNNNNNNNNNNNNNNNNNNNNNNNNNNNNNNNNNNNNNNNNNNNNNNNNNNNNNNNNNNNNNNNNNNNNNNNNNNNNNNNNNNNNNNNNNNNNNNNNNNNNNNNNNNNNNNNNNNNNNNNNNNNNNNNNNNNNNNNNNNNNNNNNNNNNNNNNNNNNNNNNNNNNNNNNNNNNNNNNNNNNNNNNNNNNNNNNNNNNNNNNNNNNNNNNNNNNNNNNNNNNNNNNNNNNNNNNNNNNNNNNNNNNNNNNNNNNNNNNNNNNNNNNNNNNNNNNNNNNNNNNNNNNNNNNNNNNNNNNNNNNNNNNNNNNNNNNNNNNNNNNNNNNNNNNNNNNNNNNNNNNNNNNNNNNNNNNNNNNNNNNNNNNNNNNNNNNNNNNNNNNNNNNNNNNNNNNNNNNNNNNNNNNNNNNNNNNNNNNNNNNNNNNNNNNNNNNNNNNNNNNNNNNNNNNNNNNNNNNNNNNNNNNNNNNNNNNNNNNNNNNNNNNNNNNNNNNNNNNNNNNNNNNNNNNNNNNNNNNNNNNNNNNNNNNNNNNNNNNNNNNNNNNNNNNNNNNNNNNNNNNNNNNNNNNNNNNNNNNNNNNNNNNNNNNNNNNNNNNNNNNNNNNNNNNNNNNNNNNNNNNNNNNNNNNNNNNNNNNNNNNNNNNNNNNNNNNNNNNNNNNNNNNNNNNNNNNNNNNNNNNNNNNNNNNNNNNNNNNNNNNNNNNNNNNNNNNNNNNNNNNNNNNNNNNNNNNNNNNNNNNNNNNNNNNNNNNNNNNNNNNNNNNNNNNNNNNNNNNNNNNNNNNNNNNNNNNNNNNNNNNNNNNNNNNNNNNNNNNNNNNNNNNNNNNNNNNNNNNNNNNNNNNNNNNNNNNNNNNNNNNNNNNNNNNNNNNNNNNNNNNNNNNNNNNNNNNNNNNNNNNNNNNNNNNNNNNNNNNNNNNNNNNNNNNNNNNNNNNNNNNNNNNNNNNNNNNNNNNNNNNNNNNNNNNNNNNNNNNNNNNNNNNNNNNNNNNNNNNNNNNNNNNNNNNNNNNNNNNNNNNNNNNNNNNNNNNNNNNNNNNNNNNNNNNNNNNNNNNNNNNNNNNNNNNNNNNNNNNNNNNNNNNNNNNNNNNNNNNNNNNNNNNNNNNNNNNNNNNNNNNNNNNNNNNNNNNNNNNNNNNNNNNNNNNNNNNNNNNNNNNNNNNNNNNNNNNNNNNNNNNNNNNNNNNNNNNNNNNNNNNNNNNNNNNNNNNNNNNNNNNNNNNNNNNNNNNNNNNNNNNNNNNNNNNNNNNNNNNNNNNNNNNNNNNNNNNNNNNNNNNNNNNNNNNNNNNNNNNNNNNNNNNNNNNNNNNNNNNNNNNNNNNNNNNNNNNNNNNNNNNNNNNNNNNNNNNNNNNNNNNNNNNNNNNNNNNNNNNNNNNNNNNNNNNNNNNNNNNNNNNNNNNNNNNNNNNNNNNNNNNNNNNNNNNNNNNNNNNNNNNNNNNNNNNNNNNNNNNNNNNNNNNNNNNNNNNNNNNNNNNNNNNNNNNNNNNNNNNNNNNNNNNNNNNNNNNNNNNNNNNNNNNNNNNNNNNNNNNNNNNNNNNNNNNNNNNNNNNNNNNNNNNNNNNNNNNNNNNNNNNNNNNNNNNNNNNNNNNNNNNNNNNNNNNNNNNNNNNNNNNNNNNNNNNNNNNNNNNNNNNNNNNNNNNNNNNNNNNNNNNNNNNNNNNNNNNNNNNNNNNNNNNNNNNNNNNNNNNNNNNNNNNNNNNNNNNNNNNNNNNNNNNNNNNNNNNNNNNNNNNNNNNNNNNNNNNNNNNNNNNNNNNNNNNNNNNNNNNNNNNNNNNNNNNNNNNNNNNNNNNNNNNNNNNNNNNNNNNNNNNNNNNNNNNNNNNNNNNNNNNNNNNNNNNNNNNNNNNNNNNNNNNNNNNNNNNNNNNNNNNNNNNNNNNNNNNNNNNNNNNNNNNNNNNNNNNNNNNNNNNNNNNNNNNNNNNNNNNNNNNNNNNNNNNNNNNNNNNNNNNNNNNNNNNNNNNNNNNNNNNNNNNNNNNNNNNNNNNNNNNNNNNNNNNNNNNNNNNNNNNNNNNNNNNNNNNNNNNNNNNNNNNNNNNNNNNNNNNNNNNNNNNNNNNNNNNNNNNNNNNNNNNNNNNNNNNNNNNNNNNNNNNNNNNNNNNNNNNNNNNNNNNNNNNNNNNNNNNNNNNNNNNNNNNNNNNNNNNNNNNNNNNNNNNNNNNNNNNNNNNNNNNNNNNNNNNNNNNNNNNNNNNNNNNNNNNNNNNNNNNNNNNNNNNNNNNNNNNNNNNNNNNNNNNNNNNNNNNNNNNNNNNNNNNNNNNNNNNNNNNNNNNNNNNNNNNNNNNNNNNNNNNNNNNNNNNNNNNNNNNNNNNNNNNNNNNNNNNNNNNNNNNNNNNNNNNNNNNNNNNNNNNNNNNNNNNNNNNNNNNNNNNNNNNNNNNNNNNNNNNNNNNNNNNNNNNNNNNNNNNNNNNNNNNNNNNNNNNNNNNNNNNNNNNNNNNNNNNNNNNNNNNNNNNNNNNNNNNNNNNNNNNNNNNNNNNNNNNNNNNNNNNNNNNNNNNNNNNNNNNNNNNNNNNNNNNNNNNNNNNNNNNNNNNNNNNNNNNNNNNNNNNNNNNNNNNNNNNNNNNNNNNNNNNNNNNNNNNNNNNNNNNNNNNNNNNNNNNNNNNNNNNNNNNNNNNNNNNNNNNNNNNNNNNNNNNNNNNNNNNNNNNNNNNNNNNNNNNNNNNNNNNNNNNNNNNNNNNNNNNNNNNNNNNNNNNNNNNNNNNNNNNNNNNNNNNNNNNNNNNNNNNNNNNNNNNNNNNNNNNNNNNNNNNNNNNNNNNNNNNNNNNNNNNNNNNNNNNNNNNNNNNNNNNNNNNNNNNNNNNNNNNNNNNNNNNNNNNNNNNNNNNNNNNNNNNNNNNNNNNNNNNNNNNNNNNNNNNNNNNNNNNNN
The window above is part of the Gracilinanus agilis isolate LMUSP501 chromosome 4, AgileGrace, whole genome shotgun sequence genome. Proteins encoded here:
- the LOC123247328 gene encoding C-C motif chemokine 4-like isoform X2 codes for the protein MVSLTVLTIFFLSISGICLGSPHNGHNFPTVCCFGYISKKIPKKLLVQYEYTSQICSKPAVIFISKRGQRLCANPEENWVQDMMSYLNPKQESEEYEYFEMYPWEE
- the LOC123247328 gene encoding C-C motif chemokine 4-like isoform X1, yielding MIVFPSPRTMVSLTVLTSFFISISSICFGHPIDGHNFPTVCCFGYISKKIPKKLLVQYEYTSQICSKPAVIFISKRGQRLCANPEENWVQDMMSYLNPKQESEEYEYFEMYPWEE